GTTTCCTCCCTCGTCTTCTTGATATTGATAACTAACGGGACGCCATTTTAAGCGACTAGCTAACCAACCCAGATACATCAGTGCTTGAGTAGAGTTACCCTTTTCATAGTCTATTGTAACTTTATCAACTTCATAAATACCTGCACGTCGTTCAGGGGGATCAAAAGCTTGTGCTGCTAATTCTTGCCAAGGAGAGAGTCTCGACCAATTTAAGTCAGTAATTTTTACTCCATCTTCTAATAATTGAGCGAGCAATTGTAAATTAGCTTCAGGATAATTAAAGGTACTCGAATCAACGATAATCGCATCACTATCGTGACAGAGACGTTTAAATAAGCCATAATCTGGTTCTGGTGTCGCTTTCCACCATAAGAATGTGGGTAATTCTGCTATAACTAAAGCAGATATAATACCAGCTATTCTTTCTAAAGCTTCTGCTGTACCCTGTAGGGTTATATACTCACAACAGATTAAACTATGAGCCGATCGCTTTTGAATGGGACAATAAGCGGAAACTTGAGCTGTCACCCCTTGATCATCACCTACGGTAGGACAAAGAGTAATAATACGACAGGGATTAGAAGCAGCGATCGCGTCGGCGATACCTGCTCCTTGGAGGTCCGGACTATAGTGTGAAATCGCGTTAGCTTCTGCTTGAGATAATTTACCCGTGGTTTTCGCTTCCTCAAAAGCCTGTTGTAGCTTATTGAGTAACTGTGGGTTAGAATGTCCTGTGACTTCTATTTCATAGAATTTTTGAGCTGCTTTAATAGCTGAGATTGTTTTTGGTCCTGTTAAACCATCAATTGGACCGTTATAAAAATGTAAAGCTGCTAAGAGACGTTGGGTTTCTTCTGGTTCGTAAACTACTAGAGTAAAAGTTGTTGCTCTTGTGACACTAGGTCCATCGTCATTATTGCGATAACTTTGCCAGATTTCCCGTAATTCTGCCTCAATATCCTCAATTGAGACGTCTTTTGGTGCTTGTAAAGAAACTAGAGGGGTAGATGAGTGTACCATAATTAATCTTCAGCCTTAAGTAATAATTTTATAATCTGCGCCATTGACGACCATCTCTGTTGAGTAACAATTCTGCTTCTAATGGTTCCCATGTTCCCGCTTCATAAGTTGGGATCAAATTAGGATCGCTTGGTTGTTCCCAAGCATTAAGTACAGGTGTAACCACGCGCCAAGCTTCTTCTACTTCATCGGCGCGAGTAAACAGAGTTTGGTCTCCTAACATACAATCTAGCAAAAGACGATGATAAGCTTCTGCTGTTGCCATACCAAAAGCTGAACCATAACTAAAGTCCATATCTACAGTACGACTACGCAACTCTGTACCTGGCATTTTTGCTTCAAACCTTAAAGATATACCCTCATTAGGTTGAATACGCATAGTTAACACGTTAGGATTAGCTTGATGGGCGGCTGATTCAAAAATTAACAAGGGGACTTGGCGAAATTGAATGGCGATTTCTGATACTTTTTTAGGTAAGCGTTTCCCTGTGCGTAAATAAAAGGGTACACCTTGCCAACGCCAATTATCAATCAAAAGTTTTAACGCTACATAAGT
This genomic stretch from Gloeocapsa sp. DLM2.Bin57 harbors:
- the opcA gene encoding glucose-6-phosphate dehydrogenase assembly protein OpcA: MVHSSTPLVSLQAPKDVSIEDIEAELREIWQSYRNNDDGPSVTRATTFTLVVYEPEETQRLLAALHFYNGPIDGLTGPKTISAIKAAQKFYEIEVTGHSNPQLLNKLQQAFEEAKTTGKLSQAEANAISHYSPDLQGAGIADAIAASNPCRIITLCPTVGDDQGVTAQVSAYCPIQKRSAHSLICCEYITLQGTAEALERIAGIISALVIAELPTFLWWKATPEPDYGLFKRLCHDSDAIIVDSSTFNYPEANLQLLAQLLEDGVKITDLNWSRLSPWQELAAQAFDPPERRAGIYEVDKVTIDYEKGNSTQALMYLGWLASRLKWRPVSYQYQEDEGGNDIKHINLVNSDGKEIQAELGGINLADWGNVLGDLLSLRLSSTNLQADCCTVLCSETAGCMRMEAGGGAQACRIQQVTPVYDQNTEILLGQQLQTRGRDPLYLEAMKITHQILQLINC